TTTTGCCTTAACTTCTGAAACCGGTCGTTTAAAACCGCCCATCTCAAGATTTTCCCTTACAGACATATTAGAAAAGACACGCCGCCCCTCCGGAACAAGAGCAACACCTCTTGTCACCATATCCGCAGTGGATACCTTAGAAACTTCCTTCCCCTGAAATAAGGCAGAACCTTTCTGTCTGCCTACGATATTCATTATGCTGTTCAAAAGAGTGGTCTTCCCCGCTCCGTTGCTCCCGATAAGGGAAACAAACTCCCCCTCTTTAACGTGAACAGACACATTTGTCAGAGCCTGAACACCGCCATAGGAAACATACAGGGATTTTACCTCAAGCATTTTCTATCCTCATATATTAATAATCGTCACAGACACGGATAAACAGACTAGCTGTTACCCCCTATGACTCTATATATCTTCGTCACCAAGATACGCTCTGAGCACTTCTTTGTTCTCGCGCACTTCTTTGTATGTACCTTTGCCTATTACTTCGCCAAAATTCAGGCAGACAACATATTCTGCCAATGACGAAATAAACTGCATATCATGTTCAACCATAAGGATGCTTATCCCCTCACCAGCGATCTTTTGCACCATTCCGGCGAGATTATCCTTCTCATTGAGGTTCAGCCCTGCTGCGGGTTCATCAAGCAGCAGCATTTTCGGTCTGGAGAGCAGAGCCCTCCCCAATTCGAAATTCTTAAGCACGCCATAAGGTATGCTATCCGGTGTCATCGAGGCATATTCTGTGACATTTACGAATTCCATATATTCGTCTATGAGCCTCTCAGCCTTCTTCCAGTAGCCCCTGTTTATGCCGAGCATACTTTTCAGCGCAGACGGATTCTCCTTACCTATAAAACCTAGATACATGTTCTGCCTGAGAGTGAGTTCCGGTATAATGTTCAGATTCTGAAATGTTCTTGATATCCCCAGAGGGAACACGCATTCCGGTTCGCATCCGGTTATATCTTTACCATCAAAACTAACTTGCCCGTCAGTTGGAGGGACAAAACCGGTGATGACATTAAAAAGTGTTGTTTTCCCTGCTCCATTCGGCCCTATCAGAGCCGTAACACCTATTTCAGGGGTTTGAAAGCTTACTTCATTAAGCGCACGAACGCCGCCGAAGCTTACGCCTATATTATTTATTTTGAGCATTTTTACGTACCAGTTTTTTGAGTGTTCCGGCTATCCCGCCGGGGAAAAACATAATAACAACAGCGAGTAGACCGCCATAGATTATCATTTCAAAGTCTTCAAAAGTTGCAAAAACCTCCGGTATGAAACCGAGGAACACCGCACCTACTATACCGCCTGAAATATAACCCAGTCCGCCGACAGTTGCCATGCACACAAGGCTTATAGAATATTTAAAACTGAATGAAACGGGGCTGATAAAGTGTGTGTAATATGTATATAAAACTCCGTTCAAAGCTGTTATGGCGGCAACCGATGCAAAAACCATTAGTTTTGTCCTGGTTACATTTATACCATAGCTTCGGCAGGCACTCTCAGAATTTTTGATGAATTTAAGTTTATAATGCAGAAAGGATTTATCAAACACCTCATACAGCAGAACACAGATAAGGAAAAAGGTGCTCATGAAAATATAAAATGACTTCTCTGTTGCAAGCTCAAACCCGAGAAAGCTCAGGTTTCCGATCCCCATAAAACCTGACGGACCACCGGTAATTCCGCTGAATTCATTCATAAAAATATAAACAATCATACCAAAGCCGAGAGTTGCCATAGCGAGATAGTGTCCATGCAGTTTTAAGACCGGATAGCCCACAATCCATGCAACAACAAAAGCCATTGCAGGAGCAATAAGCAGTGTCACAGCCGGAGGTACACCATAGTTAACCGACAATACGGCGGCAACATAAGCACCGATACCATAAAAAGCCGCCTGCCCCATGGAGATAACCCCTCCGTAGCCAAGCAGCACATTGAATGCGGCAGTATTCAGAGCATTTATCATCATCAGTGTCGCAACACCGAGATAGTATTCATTGTCCACGCCAAAACCAATACCTATAAGAGCAGCGGCACATAAGACAAACAGTGTAGGATTAAGCTTTCTCATACCCTATGCACCTTCTTCCTTCCGAAAAGACCGTCAGGCTTCACAAAGAGTATTACGAGTATGACAAGAAACGCCACTGCATCCTTCAGCCCGGAAGGAATTATACTTGCTGAAAAGCTTTCAAATATACCAAGCAAAAGACCGCCGGCTATAGCCGCACCAAAATTACCGAGCCCACCGAGAATAGCAGCAGAAAAGCCCTTGAGCCCTGTCATGATACCGTCATCATAGGTCACAAACATTATAGGTGCGATAATCACTCCTGCCACAGCACCAAGCAGAGCAGCAACAGCAAATGACATCACGCGAATATTGCTTACTTTTATCCCGCAGGTTTCAGCAGCGACAGGGTCGTCGAAACTCGCCCGCATAGCCTTCCCATATCTTGATTTTTTAAGAAAGATGTTAAGTCCGAGCGCAACCATAAGCGACACGGCGACAACAAGAATGCTCTGGCTGGAGATAACCCCGCCCGGCATATCGATATTAAAAACAGGTATAAATTCTTTAACAGGGAGGCTGTCACGCCCCCAGAGGTGCATGGCGACATCACGAAGTATTATAGACGCCGCAATCGTCACTGTTATAAGATTCAGCTCATTCTTTATCTTTGTCAGACGGATAAAAAAACGTTCAAATACTATCCCAATCAAAAACGCACAGGCAACAGCGCCGAAAAAGGCTATCGGGAAAGGTAGTCCGTACATAACAAAAAAAGTATAGATAAGCATTCCGCCGATCATCACAAACTCGCCCTGAGCGAAATTTATAATTCCGGTGGTGTTGTAGATTATGTTAAAACCCAGAGCAACCAGCCCGTATATACTTCCGCTGGTCAGCCCTGAATATAGAAACTGCATTATTTATCAAACCTTCCCGGTTCCGAAAACCTTAGTAATAATTTAAGTAAAAAACTTAGTGTATGTAGATGTCTAAAGACCTGCGATGTCAACCTGTTTCACAAAGCTGAAGCCGTCTTCTGCAAGTTTTTCCGCAGCCATGTCAGTGTCATCAAAGCGGAATATCATAATAGCACGCTCTTTAGCAAGATGGTCAACAAAAGCATACATATATTCTACATTTATACTGTTTTTATCCAGACAGCCGAGTATCTGAGCAAGACCGCCGGGGTGGTCACTCACCACCACAGCAAGAACCTCTGTGCGTCCGACTGTAAAATCGCTCCCCTTCAAAAGGTCATATGCTTTTGCAGGGTCGTTAACAATGAGCCTGAGGATACCGAAATCAGACGTATCCGCCAGAGAGAGAGCCCTGATATTTATACCATTTTCACCAAGAATTCTGGTTACTTCATGGAGACGTCCTGACTGATTTTCGATAAAAACAGAAATCTGCTGAAGTTTCATTTTGCTACCTCTCTATATTTTACGATTATCTTTTACTCTTTGAGCTTTCCCTTCGCTTCTGGCGATAGTTTTATGTTCAACTATCCTGACTTTACAGGTAACACCTATCATACTTTTGATATCTTTCTCTATCCCTTTTGCCAGATCCTGAAGCCTGCGTACTCTGTCCATAAACTGACCTTCGGCAAGCTCTACCTGTACTTCAAGTGTATCCATATTTCCTTCTCTGTCTATAATAAGAAGGTAATACGGTGAAAGTTCTGCACGCTGTACGAGTATATTTTCCACCTGAGACGGATAAACATTAACCCCTCTGATGATGAGCATGTCGTCGCTTCTGCCCATAACTTTGTTCATACGGACGAAAGAGCGTCCACATTTGCAGGGCTCAGTAATAAGGCTTGTTACGTCTCTTGTGCGGTATCTGATAAGAGGTATTGCCTCTTTGGTTATAGTCGTGAAAACAAGCTCGCCCTCTTCGCCATTGGGGAGAACCTCGCCTGTTTCAGGATTAATTGTCTCAACGATGAAATGATCTTCGTTGATGTGCATCCCGCGTTTCTCTTCGACACACTCAAACGCAACCCCTGGTCCGATGATTTCGCTGAGTCCATATATGTCAAGGGCATCTATCCCCCACTTATCTTCTATCTCCTGCCTCATGGCATTTGTCCACGGTTCTGCACCGAATATGCCCGCTTTGAGTTTCAGGTCTTTTCTGGGGTCAATCCCCTCTTCTACAGCTGTTTCATAAAGAGAAAGGGCATAGCTGGGTGTGCATGAAAACGCAGTGGAGCCGAAATCTTTCATAAGCATAAGCTGTTTTTTCGAATTACCACCGGATATCGGAATAACAGACGCTCCGATCTTTTCCGCACCGTAGTGAGCACCAAGCCCACCGGTAAAAAGCCCGTAACCGTATGCGTTCTGAAGTATGTCACCTGCGCCGACACCGGCAGCAGAGAATGTTCTCGCCATGATCTCTGTCCATGTATCTATGTCTCTGCGGGTGTAGCCCACAACAGTAGGTTTCCCTGTTGTTCCGCTGGAAGCATGCAGCCTGACAATCTGTTCCTGAGGAACAGCAAAAAGCCCGAAAGGATAGTTGTCTCTCATATCCTGTTTATAAGTAAAAGGGAGCCTGCTCATGTCCGCCAGAGACTTAATATCATCCGGTTTAACCCCGGCCTCGTCCATTTTATTTCGGTAAAATTCTACTCTGGCGTAGACATTATTCAGAAGCTGCCTCAGCCTTCTTAGCTGAAGCTCTTCCAGATATTCTCGTGGAAGTGTCTCATAGTGCTCATTCCAGATCATATGTAAACTCCGTGTACCTTGCTTATAATCTTAAAAATCTACCAATAGGATAAATAAATGTCAAACAGTATTTAACATTGTTTAGTTTGATTATATTTTTAATATAAATACTTTAAGGTTGTTTATAAATTGACGGTGATTGACAGAATGAAATATACTTTTTAGTGCCAAGCACATCAATGATACTGCACTTATACCCCGTCACATCCATAAAATTCCTATACAAGAATTTTTTACGTGTAACCAGAATAACTTCTTGATGTTTTTTTAAATATTCCTGCAGCTCATCTATATTATCGATATAAACATCTGCATAATCTTCCTTCTTTTGGAACTGTGTCTCGCGGGTTCTGCTTAAAGCCATAGGCACAAGCTCGTTCATATAAAAAGATACGGATGGTGCAAATGTTTTATATAACAACACCTGATATTTACCTTCAGGGTCAAAATTCTTTATATCCTGCGTAATAAGTCTGTACCCCTTCATATGAGGACCTATCAAGGGGATAACACAGTAAACACTAAATGTGATCGCTATAATTATAAAAGCAAAGGATGCAACAAAGTGTTTTTTGTAATACGTTTTATAAGTATATAAAGTCAGAAGGACAAAAAATATGCCGACCGGAATACATATATACCAGTACGGCTGAACATAATCCACAATAAACGGAATAACTGCAAGCGCCAGAGATGCGAGCATAAGCAGCACGAAAGAAAACATCCTCAGCAACCTTGAGTCTGTATTCAAAGCAGCTATAACAGCAGCAACAGGATAAAAAGGGAGAAGGTAAGTTCCGAGCTTGCTTGTTGATATCTGAAAAACGATAAACGGAACCAATATATATAGGTAAAGCACCCAGCCTGTTTTAAGCTCGCCTGTTCTTCTGTAGTTCCGAAGCATAAAAAAAGCCCACGGAACAAAAGTTCCAAAAAATATCATAAAAAAGAAATAGAACTCTTTCGATCTGTTAAATCTGTCAGTAGCAACACGTTCAACTGTCTGGTCATATAAGAAGTATTCAAGCAGACCATCATTTATGCTAACCACATAACCATACCAGGGAAGTGCCACAACAGCGAAAACAGCCAGTATCACAAATATCTGCTTTAAAGAAAATACCCCACGGTGCTTCCTGTCGAATATCTTCGCAATAAAAAACGGCAGCAGAGTAAAAAGAAATATAACAGGACCTTTAGTCATAAAACCAAGCCCGGCATAAAGACCAATCAACAACGCATGAGACGTCCTCTGCTTTATATATATGTGCGAAAACAAGTGGTACTGAAGCATTATGGTAAACATAACAAGGTAGATATCTGTAGCTACAATCCTGCTCACAACCATAAAAAGGATGGAAGACGCAAGTATCAGAACAGAAGCGTCAGCCTTCTCTCTGTCTTCCGTAAGTACAAAAGCTGTCTTTCTTGTATAGATGAGAATAATAATAGACGCCACAGCGCCAAAAAAACGTGCACCAAAGCCGTTAACACCGAAAACAGCAAGCCCCAGAGCATTTATCCAGTAAGTAAAAGGTGGTTTATGAAAGTGTTTGATACCGTTATAAAAGGGTTCCATATAGTTTCCACTCGCCAGCATCTCTCTGGATATCTCGCCGTACCTTGCTCCCGTTGTTTCAAACAAAGGGTTCCAGTAAGCAGGGATCATCAGTGCTATAAAGAATAGAAACAGGAACAGATTAAACCTTTTCTCGTCAAACATTTACCCCTCTCTTTTCAAGCCTGATAAAATATAGATTTCTGAAATAGATAAGAAGTCCAACACTCTGCCCGGCAATAAAAACAGGATCATGGACAAGAACAGAATAAATTAACAGCAGAGAGCTCCCAACCATGCTGAAGTACCAGAAAGTAACAGGGAATGCACTCTTTTTGAGTCTTTCAGAATATATCCACTGAACTAAAAACCGCAGAAAAAACATTGACTGCGCAACGATGCCTATTGCAAAAATAATTCCGGTATATGACACTTTCTGCTGTCTGTGCACTTCAGGATAGAAAACAGCAGCAACAGCAACCATGCCGAAATAAGCAAAGAGTATAAGCGTTATTTTAAATGAAAAATATTTATCCTTAACACCTTTCTCTTTATATATCAGAAATAGGTTCCGAAGATATATAACAGCCCCGGTAGACTGCCCCAGAATATATATTGGATCTTTGATTAATATCGCATAGGTCAGAAGCATAAAGCTCCCAATGAGGCTGAAATACCAAAATGATACCGGTACAGCGCTTTTTTTATACCTCTCAGTGAACAACCACTGAAGGATAAAACGCATAAAGAAAAGTACCTGCCCAATAAAGCCAAATACGACCAGAGCTAGTTCAGCGGGCGACATTGGTTTCTCTGACTTCTATTTTCAGATATCTTTTCTGCATCCACCTTACAGATATAAGATCGTAGAGAGCTTCTTTTGCCCTCTTCATATTAGTATATTTCGACACCCCATGAATTCGGGGTCTGTGGTTCACCTTAACCTCTTTCACCATTGCCCCTTCCATCTGCATCATAGCAGGCAGAAATCTGTGAAGACCTTTATATATCTTGATCTTTTTAAGCATAGAAGACCGCATAATTTTCAGCGAACACCCTGTGTCATGGACATTGTCTTTGATTATACTGTTTCTGATCTTGTTTCCGAACCTGCTGGCGATTTTCTTCGCCAGAGTGTCTTTCCGGTTGTATCTCCATCCGATGACCATATCATATTCGCCGTAAAACTTCAGCATCTCGGGAATATCGGCAGGGTCATTCTGAAGGTCAGCATCCATAGTGATTACAACATCCCCTGAAGCATACTGAAACCCGGCATACATTGCAGCGGATTGTCCTGTATTATTTTCAAAAGCAACATATTTTACAGCGTCCATCTTTGACGCAAGGTCTTTTATCACATTAAGACTGTTGTCTCTGCTACAGTCATCCACGAAAATTATTTCATACTCTTTGCCAACAATTTTAGATACGGCAGTAATTTCCTCAAAAAGTTTTACAATATTATCTTCTT
This window of the Denitrovibrio acetiphilus DSM 12809 genome carries:
- a CDS encoding ArnT family glycosyltransferase — encoded protein: MFDEKRFNLFLFLFFIALMIPAYWNPLFETTGARYGEISREMLASGNYMEPFYNGIKHFHKPPFTYWINALGLAVFGVNGFGARFFGAVASIIILIYTRKTAFVLTEDREKADASVLILASSILFMVVSRIVATDIYLVMFTIMLQYHLFSHIYIKQRTSHALLIGLYAGLGFMTKGPVIFLFTLLPFFIAKIFDRKHRGVFSLKQIFVILAVFAVVALPWYGYVVSINDGLLEYFLYDQTVERVATDRFNRSKEFYFFFMIFFGTFVPWAFFMLRNYRRTGELKTGWVLYLYILVPFIVFQISTSKLGTYLLPFYPVAAVIAALNTDSRLLRMFSFVLLMLASLALAVIPFIVDYVQPYWYICIPVGIFFVLLTLYTYKTYYKKHFVASFAFIIIAITFSVYCVIPLIGPHMKGYRLITQDIKNFDPEGKYQVLLYKTFAPSVSFYMNELVPMALSRTRETQFQKKEDYADVYIDNIDELQEYLKKHQEVILVTRKKFLYRNFMDVTGYKCSIIDVLGTKKYISFCQSPSIYKQP
- a CDS encoding phenylacetate--CoA ligase family protein, producing MIWNEHYETLPREYLEELQLRRLRQLLNNVYARVEFYRNKMDEAGVKPDDIKSLADMSRLPFTYKQDMRDNYPFGLFAVPQEQIVRLHASSGTTGKPTVVGYTRRDIDTWTEIMARTFSAAGVGAGDILQNAYGYGLFTGGLGAHYGAEKIGASVIPISGGNSKKQLMLMKDFGSTAFSCTPSYALSLYETAVEEGIDPRKDLKLKAGIFGAEPWTNAMRQEIEDKWGIDALDIYGLSEIIGPGVAFECVEEKRGMHINEDHFIVETINPETGEVLPNGEEGELVFTTITKEAIPLIRYRTRDVTSLITEPCKCGRSFVRMNKVMGRSDDMLIIRGVNVYPSQVENILVQRAELSPYYLLIIDREGNMDTLEVQVELAEGQFMDRVRRLQDLAKGIEKDIKSMIGVTCKVRIVEHKTIARSEGKAQRVKDNRKI
- a CDS encoding glycosyltransferase family 2 protein; its protein translation is MEKISYVIPVFDEEDNIVKLFEEITAVSKIVGKEYEIIFVDDCSRDNSLNVIKDLASKMDAVKYVAFENNTGQSAAMYAGFQYASGDVVITMDADLQNDPADIPEMLKFYGEYDMVIGWRYNRKDTLAKKIASRFGNKIRNSIIKDNVHDTGCSLKIMRSSMLKKIKIYKGLHRFLPAMMQMEGAMVKEVKVNHRPRIHGVSKYTNMKRAKEALYDLISVRWMQKRYLKIEVRETNVAR
- a CDS encoding ACT domain-containing protein, which codes for MKLQQISVFIENQSGRLHEVTRILGENGINIRALSLADTSDFGILRLIVNDPAKAYDLLKGSDFTVGRTEVLAVVVSDHPGGLAQILGCLDKNSINVEYMYAFVDHLAKERAIMIFRFDDTDMAAEKLAEDGFSFVKQVDIAGL
- a CDS encoding branched-chain amino acid ABC transporter permease, yielding MRKLNPTLFVLCAAALIGIGFGVDNEYYLGVATLMMINALNTAAFNVLLGYGGVISMGQAAFYGIGAYVAAVLSVNYGVPPAVTLLIAPAMAFVVAWIVGYPVLKLHGHYLAMATLGFGMIVYIFMNEFSGITGGPSGFMGIGNLSFLGFELATEKSFYIFMSTFFLICVLLYEVFDKSFLHYKLKFIKNSESACRSYGINVTRTKLMVFASVAAITALNGVLYTYYTHFISPVSFSFKYSISLVCMATVGGLGYISGGIVGAVFLGFIPEVFATFEDFEMIIYGGLLAVVIMFFPGGIAGTLKKLVRKNAQNK
- a CDS encoding lipid-A-disaccharide synthase N-terminal domain-containing protein; the protein is MSPAELALVVFGFIGQVLFFMRFILQWLFTERYKKSAVPVSFWYFSLIGSFMLLTYAILIKDPIYILGQSTGAVIYLRNLFLIYKEKGVKDKYFSFKITLILFAYFGMVAVAAVFYPEVHRQQKVSYTGIIFAIGIVAQSMFFLRFLVQWIYSERLKKSAFPVTFWYFSMVGSSLLLIYSVLVHDPVFIAGQSVGLLIYFRNLYFIRLEKRGVNV
- a CDS encoding ABC transporter ATP-binding protein; the encoded protein is MLKINNIGVSFGGVRALNEVSFQTPEIGVTALIGPNGAGKTTLFNVITGFVPPTDGQVSFDGKDITGCEPECVFPLGISRTFQNLNIIPELTLRQNMYLGFIGKENPSALKSMLGINRGYWKKAERLIDEYMEFVNVTEYASMTPDSIPYGVLKNFELGRALLSRPKMLLLDEPAAGLNLNEKDNLAGMVQKIAGEGISILMVEHDMQFISSLAEYVVCLNFGEVIGKGTYKEVRENKEVLRAYLGDEDI
- a CDS encoding branched-chain amino acid ABC transporter permease, whose translation is MQFLYSGLTSGSIYGLVALGFNIIYNTTGIINFAQGEFVMIGGMLIYTFFVMYGLPFPIAFFGAVACAFLIGIVFERFFIRLTKIKNELNLITVTIAASIILRDVAMHLWGRDSLPVKEFIPVFNIDMPGGVISSQSILVVAVSLMVALGLNIFLKKSRYGKAMRASFDDPVAAETCGIKVSNIRVMSFAVAALLGAVAGVIIAPIMFVTYDDGIMTGLKGFSAAILGGLGNFGAAIAGGLLLGIFESFSASIIPSGLKDAVAFLVILVILFVKPDGLFGRKKVHRV